One Candidatus Nezhaarchaeales archaeon DNA segment encodes these proteins:
- a CDS encoding type II toxin-antitoxin system VapC family toxin: MDKRRQMFIREDEHAEMRKIRDLLIEGKLEIYIPSLLFTEFANALRYTSGITAKDVVKALNALETLNLNVVNDLDLLSEAAEIAFNADITVYEAIICNTG, from the coding sequence ATGGACAAACGTCGTCAAATGTTCATTAGAGAGGATGAACATGCTGAGATGCGTAAAATCAGAGACTTACTCATCGAGGGGAAACTAGAGATCTACATACCATCATTACTTTTCACGGAGTTCGCTAACGCCCTAAGATATACCAGTGGAATTACCGCCAAGGATGTGGTCAAAGCTCTAAACGCCCTTGAAACTCTAAACTTAAACGTTGTTAACGACTTAGACCTGCTATCCGAAGCTGCGGAGATAGCCTTCAACGCAGACATAACAGTATATGAGGCTATAATATGTAACACTGGCTAA
- a CDS encoding retroviral-like aspartic protease family protein: protein MKALGHTYVKATFYNAVDYVQYLEGKLELGEVRKVEVEALVDTGATFPALPKEIITELALPTIGEYPAETAQGSGKVELAANALIKIEDRVAQSPIIIRPKGTTPLIGVVALEQMGYKVDPATGKLVKGLPLML from the coding sequence GTGAAGGCATTGGGACACACCTACGTGAAGGCTACGTTCTATAACGCCGTTGACTACGTCCAATACCTGGAGGGAAAGCTTGAATTAGGCGAGGTTAGGAAGGTTGAGGTAGAGGCCCTGGTCGATACGGGAGCCACTTTTCCAGCCCTACCGAAAGAGATAATCACCGAGCTCGCGTTGCCGACGATAGGTGAATACCCGGCCGAAACCGCCCAAGGAAGTGGAAAAGTAGAGCTTGCAGCAAACGCACTAATAAAAATAGAGGATAGGGTGGCTCAATCCCCCATCATCATAAGGCCGAAGGGTACAACACCGCTCATAGGCGTGGTAGCCCTGGAACAAATGGGCTACAAGGTCGATCCAGCAACGGGGAAACTCGTCAAGGGACTACCCCTAATGCTTTAA